A single genomic interval of Natronoarchaeum philippinense harbors:
- a CDS encoding Lrp/AsnC family transcriptional regulator, translated as MGRELDDVDRSILYLLQQNARETTAEEMADKVGVSASTIRNRIDKLEADGIIRGYHPEIDYEAANLPLQITFVISAPPSELQDYSAQIRGIQGVIDVREMLTGRRNIHVDVVGTSTKDITRITDAVHDIGVKIESSEMMRRRHVQPFNHFFLQGTEEMDARDTEHE; from the coding sequence ATGGGACGCGAGCTAGACGATGTCGACCGGAGCATCCTCTACTTGCTACAGCAGAACGCTCGCGAGACAACGGCAGAAGAGATGGCTGACAAGGTCGGGGTATCGGCCAGTACGATTCGCAATCGCATCGACAAACTCGAAGCCGACGGCATAATCAGAGGCTATCACCCGGAGATCGACTACGAAGCGGCCAATCTCCCGCTGCAGATCACGTTCGTGATTTCCGCACCGCCCAGTGAACTGCAGGACTACTCGGCGCAGATCCGCGGCATTCAGGGCGTGATCGACGTTCGAGAAATGCTGACCGGGCGACGGAATATCCACGTCGATGTCGTTGGAACGAGCACGAAAGACATCACCCGGATCACCGACGCAGTCCACGACATCGGCGTCAAGATCGAAAGTTCCGAGATGATGCGGCGGCGTCACGTGCAGCCGTTCAACCACTTCTTCCTGCAAGGGACCGAAGAGATGGACGCGCGCGACACCGAGCACGAGTGA
- a CDS encoding DUF7344 domain-containing protein, with product MTAGIRCDRWSPLIKIMNDNAFEALANEHRRTLLLDLLESNPQYVATNPPPSVRSDLPDAEQQLRMEMYHLHLPLLVDYGFIEWDKDTNEITTGPQFEEVRPLLEVVH from the coding sequence GTGACTGCCGGAATCCGGTGCGACCGATGGTCGCCCCTCATCAAGATCATGAACGACAACGCCTTCGAAGCACTCGCAAACGAGCACAGGAGAACGCTCCTGCTGGACCTTCTCGAAAGCAATCCACAGTACGTGGCGACCAACCCCCCACCGAGCGTGCGGTCAGATCTGCCCGATGCCGAGCAGCAATTGCGGATGGAGATGTACCACCTGCATCTTCCGCTACTCGTCGATTACGGCTTCATCGAGTGGGACAAAGACACGAATGAGATCACCACGGGACCGCAGTTCGAGGAGGTTCGGCCGCTCCTCGAAGTGGTCCACTGA